Proteins co-encoded in one Xiphophorus hellerii strain 12219 chromosome 10, Xiphophorus_hellerii-4.1, whole genome shotgun sequence genomic window:
- the LOC116726868 gene encoding ankyrin repeat domain-containing protein 61, protein MGEDQSRDKRDKIIKIYRNEFYTAVLDEDVRGIEDMVKKYGSNSQIEIQDGSSGGVFWKGFAILPLHLAATYRRVHSLQSLLSAGAEAQVKDKLGRTSLHLVIINWPITTTTRTKPSSKFWTTVARASRQAEACLRLLCEHGADVNAQVRFNTSYPSSEHEKNKYINNDILK, encoded by the exons ATGGGCGAGGACCAAAGCAGAGATAAGAGAGATAAAATTATTAAGATTTACAGAAATGAATTCTACACTGCTGTTCTGGATGAAGATGTCAGAGGAATAGAAGACATGGTAAAGAAGTATGGGAGTAACAGTCAGATAGAGATACAGGACGGTTCATCAGGAGGAGTGTTCTGGAAG GGCTTTGCCATCCTTCCCCTCCACCTGGCTGCTACGTACAGAAGAGTCCACAGCCTGCAGAGTTTGCTGTCAGCTGGAGCCGAAGCTCAAGTCAA GGACAAGCTGGGTCGGACGTCGCTACATTTGGTCATCATCAACTGGCCGATCACCACGACGACCCGGACAAAACCTTCCTCCAAGTTCTGGACCACTGTGGCGAGAGCAAGCAGGCAGGCTGAAGCCTGTTTACGGCTGCTCTGTGAGCACGGAGCTGACGTCAACGCGCAGGTGAGGTTTAACACGTCCTACCCAAGTTctgaacatgaaaaaaataaatacataaacaatgacattttaaaatag